One genomic segment of Nonomuraea coxensis DSM 45129 includes these proteins:
- the dnaN gene encoding DNA polymerase III subunit beta, with translation MMFRIERDVLAEAVAWTARSLPARPSVPVLAGMRLEVTDDQQLKLSGFDYEVSAQVTLELHTGEPGVVLVSGKLLAEITRALPAQPVDFVVDGAKAVVTCGSARFTLLTMPVEDYPSLPAMPPAAGRVGSDVFASAVSQVAVAAGRDDTLPMLTGVRMEIDGDTVTLAATDRYRLAVRELKWQPGQPDFSAIAMIPGKTLADTAKALGSTGAEVEIALSSAGGTGEGMIGFSSAGRRTTTRLLDPEFPKYRSLLPTEFSARADLSTGPFVEAVKRVALVAERNTPVRLAFRSGEVVLEAGSGDEAQAVEALPVDYEGEEMNIAFNHQFLLEGLGAIDSDIARLQMTTSTKPAILTGGKPVEDGATTDYRYLIMPIRLSG, from the coding sequence GTGATGTTCCGGATCGAGCGAGACGTACTCGCCGAGGCGGTGGCCTGGACGGCACGCAGCCTCCCGGCGCGCCCGTCGGTGCCCGTCCTCGCGGGCATGCGCCTGGAGGTCACCGACGACCAGCAGTTGAAGCTGTCCGGCTTCGACTACGAGGTCTCCGCCCAGGTGACGCTGGAGCTGCACACCGGCGAGCCCGGCGTGGTCCTGGTCTCCGGCAAGCTGCTCGCCGAGATCACCCGCGCCCTTCCCGCACAGCCTGTGGACTTCGTGGTCGACGGTGCCAAGGCGGTCGTCACCTGTGGCAGCGCGCGGTTCACCCTCCTCACCATGCCTGTGGAGGACTACCCGTCCCTGCCGGCCATGCCGCCGGCCGCGGGCCGCGTCGGCAGCGACGTGTTCGCCTCGGCCGTCTCCCAGGTGGCCGTCGCCGCCGGCCGCGACGACACCCTGCCGATGCTCACCGGCGTCCGCATGGAGATCGACGGCGACACCGTCACCCTCGCCGCCACCGACCGCTACCGGCTCGCCGTGCGCGAGCTGAAGTGGCAGCCCGGCCAGCCCGACTTCTCGGCCATCGCGATGATCCCGGGCAAGACGCTCGCCGACACCGCCAAGGCGCTCGGCAGCACCGGCGCCGAGGTCGAGATCGCGCTCAGCTCCGCGGGCGGCACCGGCGAGGGCATGATCGGCTTCTCCAGCGCCGGCCGCCGCACCACCACGCGCCTGCTGGACCCCGAGTTCCCGAAGTACCGCTCGCTGCTCCCCACCGAGTTCTCCGCGCGCGCCGACCTGTCCACAGGGCCGTTCGTCGAGGCGGTCAAGCGCGTGGCCCTCGTCGCCGAGCGCAACACCCCCGTACGCCTGGCGTTCCGCAGCGGCGAGGTCGTGCTGGAGGCCGGCAGCGGCGACGAAGCCCAGGCCGTCGAGGCCCTGCCCGTGGACTACGAGGGCGAGGAGATGAACATCGCCTTCAACCACCAGTTCCTGTTGGAGGGGCTCGGCGCGATCGACTCGGACATCGCGAGGCTCCAGATGACCACGTCCACGAAGCCCGCTATCCTCACGGGTGGCAAGCCTGTGGAGGACGGCGCCACCACCGACTACCGATATCTGATCATGCCCATCCGCCTGTCAGGCTGA
- the gnd gene encoding phosphogluconate dehydrogenase (NAD(+)-dependent, decarboxylating), with amino-acid sequence MQIGMVGLGKMGGNMAERLRRGGHDVVGYDRDPSISDVESLKGLVERLEAPRLVWVMVPAGKPTQSTVDDLGELLDEGDIVVDGGNSHYVDDQKHAAELAQKGIGFVDCGVSGGVWGLQNGYALMCGGDKEHVDRLMPIFETLKPEGEDGFVHAGDVGAGHFAKMVHNGIEYGMMQAFAEGWELLEASDVVKDVRGSFASWRTGTVIRSWLLDLLVRALDDDERLDQLRGYAQDSGEGRWTVQAAVDHAVPLPVITAALYARFASRQEDSPAMKVVAALRNQFGGHAINATEGSTAKGADAPGADVTPPKEADR; translated from the coding sequence ATGCAGATCGGCATGGTGGGACTGGGCAAGATGGGCGGCAACATGGCCGAGCGCCTGCGCCGCGGAGGTCATGACGTCGTCGGCTACGACCGCGACCCCTCGATCAGCGACGTGGAGAGCCTGAAGGGCCTCGTGGAGCGCCTGGAGGCGCCGCGCCTCGTCTGGGTCATGGTGCCCGCCGGCAAGCCCACCCAGTCCACCGTGGACGATCTCGGCGAGCTTCTCGACGAGGGCGACATCGTCGTCGACGGCGGCAACTCCCACTACGTGGACGACCAGAAGCACGCCGCCGAGCTGGCCCAGAAGGGCATCGGCTTCGTCGACTGCGGCGTGAGCGGCGGCGTGTGGGGCCTCCAGAACGGCTACGCGCTCATGTGCGGCGGCGACAAGGAGCACGTCGACCGCCTGATGCCGATCTTCGAGACCCTCAAGCCCGAGGGCGAGGACGGCTTCGTCCACGCGGGCGACGTCGGCGCCGGCCACTTCGCGAAGATGGTCCACAACGGCATCGAATACGGCATGATGCAGGCCTTCGCCGAGGGCTGGGAGCTGCTGGAGGCCTCCGACGTCGTCAAGGACGTACGAGGCTCCTTCGCGAGCTGGCGCACCGGCACCGTCATCCGCTCCTGGCTGCTCGACCTGCTGGTCCGGGCCCTCGACGACGACGAGCGCCTCGACCAGCTCCGCGGCTACGCGCAGGACTCCGGCGAGGGCCGCTGGACCGTCCAGGCCGCCGTCGACCACGCGGTGCCGCTGCCGGTCATCACCGCGGCCCTCTACGCCAGGTTCGCCTCGCGCCAGGAGGACTCCCCCGCGATGAAGGTCGTGGCCGCGCTGCGCAACCAGTTCGGCGGCCACGCGATCAACGCGACCGAGGGCAGCACCGCCAAGGGCGCCGACGCGCCGGGCGCGGACGTCACCCCGCCCAAGGAGGCCGACCGCTGA
- the dnaA gene encoding chromosomal replication initiator protein DnaA, with the protein MSSVDLGTVWARALGNFLNENVPIQQRTWLSMVRPIALANDTIVLGVPNDFLKDLIEGKLRPLVAHALSQELGRTMRLAVMIDTTAPEQHVVDLHQQPVAPSYPQGVENQPRFTQHLQPQAQQASEPPQFYSPQPEPERSSTEYPQQGFAFEQAQPYSPPGTPPVEKTPEPAPNRWEAKSSKPSEPARLNQKYTFETFVIGASNRFAHAAAVAVAESPAKAYNPLFIYGDSGLGKTHLLHAIGHYAQSLYDGARVRYVSSEEFTNDFINSIRDHKADGFRGRYRAIDILLVDDIQFLEGKEQTQEEFFHTFNTLHNANKQIVISSDRAPKQLITLEDRLRNRFEWGLITDVQPPELETRIAILRKKAIQEGLAAPPEVLEYIASRISTNIRELEGALIRVTAFASLNRQGVDLQLAEVVLKDLITSESDTEITIAAIMSETANYFGISIDDLCGTSRSRALVNARQIAMYLARELTELSLPKIGQQFGGRDHTTVMHAERKIRSLIAERKSMYNQVNELTIRIKQTQRGS; encoded by the coding sequence GTGAGCAGTGTCGACCTCGGCACGGTATGGGCGAGGGCCCTGGGCAACTTCCTCAACGAGAACGTGCCGATCCAGCAGCGGACGTGGCTGTCGATGGTGCGCCCGATCGCTCTGGCCAACGACACGATCGTGCTCGGCGTCCCCAACGACTTCCTCAAGGACCTCATCGAGGGCAAGCTGCGCCCGCTGGTCGCGCACGCGCTGTCGCAGGAGCTCGGCCGGACGATGCGACTGGCGGTGATGATCGACACGACGGCTCCCGAGCAGCACGTCGTCGACCTTCATCAACAGCCTGTGGCTCCCAGTTATCCCCAAGGTGTGGAGAACCAGCCGCGTTTCACACAGCACCTCCAACCGCAGGCCCAGCAGGCTTCCGAGCCTCCGCAGTTCTATTCTCCCCAACCCGAGCCGGAGCGTTCGTCCACCGAATATCCACAGCAGGGCTTCGCTTTTGAACAGGCGCAGCCGTACTCTCCGCCCGGCACGCCGCCCGTGGAGAAAACTCCGGAGCCGGCGCCGAATCGGTGGGAAGCAAAAAGCAGCAAACCCAGCGAACCCGCCCGGCTCAACCAGAAGTACACATTCGAGACTTTCGTCATCGGCGCCAGCAACCGGTTCGCGCACGCGGCCGCCGTGGCCGTCGCCGAGTCGCCGGCGAAGGCGTACAACCCGCTGTTCATCTACGGAGACTCGGGGCTGGGGAAGACCCACCTGCTGCACGCGATCGGGCATTACGCGCAGAGCCTCTACGACGGCGCCCGGGTGCGTTACGTGAGCTCCGAGGAGTTCACCAACGACTTCATCAACAGCATCCGCGACCACAAGGCCGACGGCTTCCGCGGCCGCTACCGGGCGATCGACATCCTGCTCGTCGACGACATCCAGTTCCTGGAGGGCAAGGAGCAGACGCAGGAGGAGTTCTTCCACACCTTCAACACCCTCCACAACGCCAACAAGCAGATCGTCATCTCCAGCGACCGCGCGCCGAAGCAGCTGATCACGCTGGAGGACCGGCTGCGCAACCGCTTCGAGTGGGGCCTGATCACCGACGTCCAGCCGCCCGAGCTGGAGACGCGCATCGCCATCCTGAGGAAGAAGGCCATCCAGGAGGGCCTGGCCGCGCCGCCCGAGGTGCTGGAGTACATCGCGAGCCGCATCTCCACCAACATCCGTGAGCTGGAGGGGGCGCTGATCAGGGTCACCGCGTTCGCCAGCCTCAACCGGCAGGGCGTCGACCTGCAGCTCGCCGAGGTGGTGCTGAAGGACCTCATCACCTCGGAGTCCGACACCGAGATCACCATCGCGGCGATCATGAGCGAGACCGCCAACTACTTCGGCATCAGCATCGACGACCTGTGCGGCACGTCGCGCAGCCGGGCGCTCGTCAACGCCCGGCAGATCGCCATGTATCTCGCGCGGGAGCTGACCGAGCTGTCGCTGCCGAAGATCGGCCAGCAGTTCGGCGGCCGCGACCACACCACCGTGATGCACGCCGAGCGGAAGATCCGCTCCCTGATCGCCGAGCGCAAGTCGATGTACAACCAGGTCAACGAGCTGACAATCCGCATCAAGCAGACACAGCGCGGATCCTGA